The Azospirillum baldaniorum genome segment GCCCTGTCCGACGCCATCCTGAAGGAACACGCGGTCACTGCGCCCAGCGGCATCGGGGGGTGATGGGGGCGGGGTGGGCCGCGTGTTGCCCCCACCCCGGCCCTCCCCCGCTTTCGCAGGGGAGGGAGATTTTAGCGAAGTTGCGGCAGTCCCCTCCCCTGCGGCAGCGGGGGAGGGTTAGGGTGGGGGCGACGCCTCCGGGTCCAGCGTGTACAGCTCCTGCGGGCGGCCCACTCCACGCAGCAGGTAGCGCCCGACCGAGATCAGCCGTTCCCGGCACTCCGGGGCGGACTCGGTGAAGGCGGAGGACAGCAGGATGTCCTGGTCGAGCGACCGGCACATGGCGGCGATGCGGCTGGCCTCGTTCACCGCCGGGCCGACGACGGTGAAGTCCAGCCGGTCTACCCCGCCGATGTTGCCGTAGAACACCTTCCCCTGGTGCAGCCCGAGATAGAAGCGCGTCACCGGCAGCCCGGCGGCGGAGCGGCGGCTGTTCAACTCCTTGCAGCGCTCCCGCGCCTCCTCCGCCGCGTCGAGGGCGGCGCGGCAGGCGTCCTCGGCGCTGGAGCGGTCGAAGACCGCCAGGATGCCGTCGCCGATGAACTTCAGCACCTGCCCGCGGTGCCGGTGGATCGCCGTCACCACCAGCTCCGCGTAGTCGTTCAGCAGCGGCAGGATGGTTTCCGGGGCCGCCGTGTCGGTGATGCGGGTGAAGCCCTGGAGGTCGCTGAACCACAGCACGGCGTCCAGCTCCTCCGCCACGCCGCGGCGGATGTGGCCGCGCAGCACCCGGTGGCCCGCGTCCCGCCCCAGATAGGTCTCCGCCAGCGTGTTGGCGATGTGCGCCATGGCGTGGCCGCGCAGCGCCAGCGCCAGACTGCCGGTGAGGGTGAGCAGGGCGTCGCGCTGGGCGTCGCTGAAGCCGTCGGGATGGTGCGACACCCAGGAGGAGAAGATGCAATCCAGCTCGCCGATGGCGGCGCGGGGGCCCAGGCGGTTGACGATGGCCATGTAGTCGGTGGCGCCCTGCGCTCGGAGCTCGTCGACGATCGGGAACTCGCCGCCCTCCGTGCCGTCGGTCAGCCGCAGGCGCAGCATCGTCTCGCCGGAGGTGTAGAGCCGGTGGAAGGGGCTGCGCAGCCATTTCTCGTCGATGTCGGGATCGCTGCCGTCGCCGCCATACTCGGTCCGGCGCACCTCGGCGGCGTTGCGCCCGCTGCTGTCCCAGGTGACGACATGGCCGGCGATGGTCGGGTGCAGCGTGTCCGCCCCGACCACCGTCCGGGTCAGCGGCACGCCCGCCGCGACCAGCCGTTCGCAGAAGCCGCCGATGAGGTCCGTCTCCGGCACCCCCCGCAGCCCGGCCTCCGCGATCCAGCGGCTGAGGTCGAGAATCCCTTGCGCATCCATGCCCGCCATCCTGCCACAGGTGGCGCCCTTCGGGAACGGAGGGTCAGCAGCGGGACAGGGCGTCCGCGATGAAGGCCGTGACCGTTCCGAAGTCGCCGGTTGTCCGCAATTCGGCGGGCATGGCCTGAAAGTCAAGCTCCGGTCCGAAACCGATCATCGGCTTTCCGAAGCGCAGGGCCAGCCGGACCTCGTCGAGCGTCCCGTGGCGGCCCGGCAGGACGACGATCACGTCGCTGGTCAGGATGTTGACGTGGTTGCGGCTCAGCTCCGTCGGCGGCGCGCCGGCCGGCTTGCGCGCGAAGGGCGTCAGGATGGGCAGGTCGATGTAGGGGTTGGGGTAGCCGGGCAGGGGCGCATGGCCGCGGATCGGATCGGGCTCGGACGGCAGGATGCCGATGGAGCGGCCCCGGCGCCCCGGCGTGCCGTGGAAGGCCCGCGCGGCCGACCGCATCACCCCGCCGCCGCCGCCGGTCAGCAGGTCGTGCCCGGCCCCGGCGATCCACGCGCCGAGCGGCTCCGCGTAGTCCGCCCATTCCTCCTGCCCCGACCCCATCACCCCGATGATCGCCATATCCATCCGCCTCCCTGTTACCGTCCGCGTGGTTTCGCCCGCGCCGTGGGTTCCGCCTCCAGCGGGTTGTCGGGCCAATAATGCTTGGGATACTGCCCCTTGAGGTCCGCCTTCACCGCCTTGTAGGCGTTGGCCCAGAAGCTGGCGAGGTCGCGCGTCACCTGCACCGGGCGGCGGGCCGGCGACAGCAGGTGCAGCAGCAGCGGCACCCGCCCGCCGGCGATGCGCGGCGTCTCGGCCAGCCCGAACATCTCCTGCAGCCGGACGGCCAGCACCGGCTCGTCCCCGCTGTAATCGATGGGGATGCGGGAGCCGCTGGGCACCTCGACATGGGTCGGCGCCTCCTTGTCCAGCCGCTGCTGCATCGCCCAGGACAGCAACCCACGCAACGCGTTGCCCAGCTCCACCCGGTCGAGATGCGCGCGGCGCGAGGCGCCGTTCAGGAAGGGCGCCAGCCAGTCCTCCATCGTCTCCAGCAGGGCGGCGTCGGAGACGTCCGGCCACTCCTCGCCCTCCCGGCGGCGCAGGAACAGGACGCGCGTCTGCCACTTGCGCAGCTCGTCGCTCCAGGGCAGGGCGGTCAGCCCCATCTCCCGGATGCCCTGCAGCATGGCGGCGGCGATGGCCTCGGCGGGCGGGTTGGGCAGGCGCTTGTCCTCCAACGCCAGGGCGAACAGCATGCGGCGGCGGCGGGCCAGCACCGTCTGCTCCCGCCCGTCCCAGGCGACCACGGTCTCGCTGCGGATGTGCTCGGCGAAGGCCTCCTCCAGCTCCGCCAGCGTGAGCGGGGCGGCCAGGAAGATGCGCGACTCGCGGGCGGCCCCGTCCAGGTCGGCGACGGCCAGCCAGTCCTCGGCGGTCAGCGGCTCGGCGTCCTGGAAATAGGCGCCGCGCCCGTTGGACAGCCGGTACTGCGCGGCGGCCCCGCCCGCGCTGCCGCCGGGACGGCGCTGGCCGATGCGGTCGGGATAAGCCAGGGCGACCAGCAGGCCGGTGGCGCCGAGATCGCCACCATTGCCCTTCACGCCCAACTGCCGCTTCCAGTTCCGGGCCTGCTTCAACGCCTGCTGGGCGCCGCCGCGCTCCACGGTCAGGCCACGCCCGGCACCGCGCACCCGGCCCTCATCGTCGAGCCCGCGCAGCAGCTCCACGCGCAGCCGCAGATCGGCGTCGCGGAAGCCCGGCTGGGCGCGGACGATGTCGCGCTCGCCGAGCAGGGCGGCGACCTCGCAGGCCAGCGCCCCCAGCCCCATCGCCTTGCCCTTCAGCATCATGTGGGCCAGCCGGGGATGCACGCCGAAGCCGGCCATGCGGCGGCCGTGGGCGGTGATGCCGCCGTCGGCGTCCAGCGCCCCCAGCTCGCGCAGCAGCTCCCGCGCCTGGGCCATGGCGGCGGCGGGCGGCGGGTCGAGCCAGGCGAGCGACGACGGGTCGGACACGCCCCACACCGCCAGCTCCAGCGCCAGCGGGGCGAGGTCGGCGTCCATGATCTCCGGCGGGGTGAAAGGGGCCAGCGCCTTGTGCGACGGCTCCGGCCACAGGC includes the following:
- a CDS encoding DNA-binding protein, which encodes MAIIGVMGSGQEEWADYAEPLGAWIAGAGHDLLTGGGGGVMRSAARAFHGTPGRRGRSIGILPSEPDPIRGHAPLPGYPNPYIDLPILTPFARKPAGAPPTELSRNHVNILTSDVIVVLPGRHGTLDEVRLALRFGKPMIGFGPELDFQAMPAELRTTGDFGTVTAFIADALSRC
- a CDS encoding adenylate/guanylate cyclase domain-containing protein produces the protein MDAQGILDLSRWIAEAGLRGVPETDLIGGFCERLVAAGVPLTRTVVGADTLHPTIAGHVVTWDSSGRNAAEVRRTEYGGDGSDPDIDEKWLRSPFHRLYTSGETMLRLRLTDGTEGGEFPIVDELRAQGATDYMAIVNRLGPRAAIGELDCIFSSWVSHHPDGFSDAQRDALLTLTGSLALALRGHAMAHIANTLAETYLGRDAGHRVLRGHIRRGVAEELDAVLWFSDLQGFTRITDTAAPETILPLLNDYAELVVTAIHRHRGQVLKFIGDGILAVFDRSSAEDACRAALDAAEEARERCKELNSRRSAAGLPVTRFYLGLHQGKVFYGNIGGVDRLDFTVVGPAVNEASRIAAMCRSLDQDILLSSAFTESAPECRERLISVGRYLLRGVGRPQELYTLDPEASPPP
- the hrpB gene encoding ATP-dependent helicase HrpB — encoded protein: MSIPPLPIDPVLPELLAALDGRGVAVLQAPPGAGKTTRVPLALLDRPWLAGRKVIVLEPRRLAARAAARRMAAMLGESVGETVGYRVRLDTKVGPKTRIEVVTDGLFLRQLQEDPELPAVGAVLFDEFHERGIDSDLALALVQEARGALRDDLRLVVMSATLDGGPVAALLGDAPMVTSEGRAFPVETRHLDAPGTGTRIEDAVATAVRRALREESGNALVFLPGAGEIRRVQSLLEGSDLGPGTVIAPLYGDLTADAQDRAIAPSPPGTRKIVLATPIAETSLTIEGIRIVVDGGLMRVPRFDPRSGMTRLVTAKVSQASAEQRRGRAGRLEPGVCYRLWPEPSHKALAPFTPPEIMDADLAPLALELAVWGVSDPSSLAWLDPPPAAAMAQARELLRELGALDADGGITAHGRRMAGFGVHPRLAHMMLKGKAMGLGALACEVAALLGERDIVRAQPGFRDADLRLRVELLRGLDDEGRVRGAGRGLTVERGGAQQALKQARNWKRQLGVKGNGGDLGATGLLVALAYPDRIGQRRPGGSAGGAAAQYRLSNGRGAYFQDAEPLTAEDWLAVADLDGAARESRIFLAAPLTLAELEEAFAEHIRSETVVAWDGREQTVLARRRRMLFALALEDKRLPNPPAEAIAAAMLQGIREMGLTALPWSDELRKWQTRVLFLRRREGEEWPDVSDAALLETMEDWLAPFLNGASRRAHLDRVELGNALRGLLSWAMQQRLDKEAPTHVEVPSGSRIPIDYSGDEPVLAVRLQEMFGLAETPRIAGGRVPLLLHLLSPARRPVQVTRDLASFWANAYKAVKADLKGQYPKHYWPDNPLEAEPTARAKPRGR